A window of the Hemitrygon akajei chromosome 22, sHemAka1.3, whole genome shotgun sequence genome harbors these coding sequences:
- the LOC140714722 gene encoding inward rectifier potassium channel 2: MGSVRANRYSIVSSEEDGMKLATMAIANGYGNGKSKVHTRQQCRSRFVKKDGHCNVQFVNMSEKGQRYLSDIFTTCVDIRWRWMLVIFCLSFILSWLLFGCMFWLIALMHGDLDNKLGHKPCVSEVKSFTAAFLFSIETQTTIGYGFRCVTEECPIAVFIVVFQSIVGCIIDAFIIGAVMAKMAKPKKRNETLIFSDNAVIAMRDGKLCLMWRVGNLRKSHLVEAHVRAQLLKSRITPEGEYIPLDQVDVNVGFDSGIDRIFLVSPITIVHEIDEDSPFYDLSKQDLDNADFEIVVILEGMVEATAMTTQCRSSYLASEIIWGHRFEPVLFEEKNYYKVDYSRFHKTYEVPNTPLCSARDLAEKKYILSAPNTFCYENEVALMNKDDEGSESGVPESPSTDTQTDHNQATVPLEPRPLRRESEI; this comes from the coding sequence ATGGGCAGCGTGCGTGCCAACCGCTACAGCATTGTGTCGTCAGAGGAAGATGGGATGAAACTGGCCACAATGGCTATTGCCAACGGTTACGGAAACGGAAAAAGCAAAGTTCATACCAGGCAGCAATGCCGGAGCAGGTTTGTGAAGAAAGATGGCCATTGCAACGTCCAGTTTGTAAACATGAGTGAGAAGGGGCAGCGCTACTTGTCGGACATCTTCACAACATGCGTAGACATCCGCTGGAGGTGGATGCTGGTCATCTTCTGCTTGTCCTTCATCTTGTCCTGGCTGTTGTTTGGCTGCATGTTTTGGCTCATTGCACTGATGCATGgtgacttggataataaattaggCCATAAGCCATGCGTTTCTGAGGTCAAAAGCTTCACGGCTGCATTTTTATTCTCCATCGAGACGCAGACAACAATTGGGTATGGCTTTCGCTGCGTGACAGAAGAATGCCCCATAGCAGTGTTCATCGTGGTCTTTCAGTCCATCGTGGGCTGCATCATAGATGCTTTCATCATTGGCGCTGTCATGGCCAAGATGGCCAAACCGAAAAAGAGGAATGAAACATTAATCTTCAGTGACAACGCGGTGATTGCAATGAGAGATGGGAAGCTCTGTTTAATGTGGCGAGTTGGAAACTTGCGCAAAAGCCACTTGGTGGAGGCTCATGTTCGAGCCCAGCTGCTGAAGTCAAGAATAACTCCAGAGGGCGAATACATCCCTTTGGATCAAGTAGATGTCAATGTAGGCTTTGACAGTGGAATAGATAGAATATTTCTGGTGTCCCCTATTACAATAGTCCATgaaattgatgaagacagtccttTTTATGACTTAAGTAAACAGGATCTGGATAATGCAGACTTTGAGATTGTTGTCATTCTGGAAGGAATGGTAGAAGCTACTGCAATGACCACCCAGTGTCGCAGCTCATATCTTGCCAGTGAGATAATCTGGGGTCATCGATTTGAGCCAGTGCTCTTCGAGGAAAAAAACTATTACAAAGTGGACTATTCTCGCTTTCACAAAACCTACGAGGTGCCTAATACGCCCCTCTGTAGTGCCAGGGACCTGGCCGAAAAGAAATACATACTCTCCGCACCTAATACTTTTTGCTATGAAAACGAGGTGGCCCTCATGAACAAGGACGATGAGGGGAGTGAAAGTGGGGTTCCAGAGAGCCCAAGCACAGACACTCAAACTGACCATAATCAGGCCACCGTTCCATTAGAACCTCGCCCACTGAGGCGAGAATCCGAAATCTAA